ATATCGGCCCTTTTCCTATGGAATCATGATGTTTATAAAATTAAACATCGTCTATCAGAATTCGCTGGTTGACTTTGGTGTTTAATTGTCTGAACATTGATGCTATGCACAAATCAGAAGCCATTCGCTTGTTTGGATCCCAGACCCGCCTTGCCGATTCGCTCGGCCTTGGTCGTTCCGCGGTATCCCAGTGGCCCGACGAGTTGCATCAGCGTCAAGCTGATCAAGTCATGGGGGCCGCACTGCGATTGGGATTGCTGGAATCAGCCAATCAAACCAGAGGATTCGGTATGCAAAAAATTCGTAAGGCAGTTTTTCCGGTCGCGGGGATGGGGACACGCTTTTTGCCGGCCACCAAGGCCAGCCCTAAAGAAATGATGTCCATTGTCGACAAGCCGCTTATCCAGTACGCCGTGGAAGAAGCGCTGGCCGCTGGCATTACCGAAATGATCTTCATCACCGGGCGTAACAAGCGCTCGATCGAAGACCACTTTGATAAAGCCTATGAGCTGGAAAGCGAACTGGCAGCGAAGAACAAACAGAAGCTGCTGGATATTGTGCAAGGCATCCTGCCCAAGGGTGTTACCTGCGTGTATATCCGCCAGCCAGAAGCGCTGGGTCTGGGCCACGCCGTGTTATGCGCCAAGCCAGCGGTAGGTGATGAGCCCTTTGCCGTCATCCTGGCAGATGACTTGATCGATGGCCGTACTTCAGAACTCAAATTGATGGTGGACCTGTTCGACGACACCCATTGCTCTGTACTGGGCGTGGAAGAAGTCCCGCATGAAGATACCGGTTCTTACGGCATTGTTGAGGTGGGTGAGCCGCAAAGTGGCCGCCTGAAAATCAACAGCATCGTAGAAAAACCCAAGCCTGCTGAAGCGCCTTCCAATC
This genomic interval from Silvimonas soli contains the following:
- the galU gene encoding UTP--glucose-1-phosphate uridylyltransferase GalU, with translation MQKIRKAVFPVAGMGTRFLPATKASPKEMMSIVDKPLIQYAVEEALAAGITEMIFITGRNKRSIEDHFDKAYELESELAAKNKQKLLDIVQGILPKGVTCVYIRQPEALGLGHAVLCAKPAVGDEPFAVILADDLIDGRTSELKLMVDLFDDTHCSVLGVEEVPHEDTGSYGIVEVGEPQSGRLKINSIVEKPKPAEAPSNLAVVGRYVLTPRIFHHLQSVQPGKGGEIQLTDGIFALMQEQHVLAHTLKGKRYDCGSKFGFLKATFELGLKHEEVGEEFTSYLKERIASGELAR